In the Actinomycetota bacterium genome, GCCCGACGACGACATCACCCACCCCATCCCGGACCTCACGGGATACATCACCGAGGGGCAGATCGTGCTCTCGCGCCAGCTGCACCGGCGCGGCATCTTCCCCCCCATCGACGTGCTCCCCTGCCTGTCGCGCCTCATGAACCTGGGCATCGGGGAGGGAAGGACGCGGGGTGACCACCGCGGGGTGGCCGACCAGCTCTACGCCTACTACGCCGAGGGCGTGGACCTACGGCGCCTGGTGGCCATCGTGGGCGAGGAAGCCCTGACCGACCAGGACCGCATGGCGCTGAAGTTCGCCGACGCCTTCGAGCAGAACTACCTGGACCAGAAGGACGAGAACCGGGAGCTGGAGCAGACCCTGGAGCTGGGGTGGAAGCTCATCAGCATGATGCCCAAGGAGTCCATCAAGCGCATCAAGACCGAATACATCGAGAAATATTACAATCCCGAGGCGGCGCAGGAGTTCGCGACAACCGAGGGTTGACGGAAGCGAGGAGAGGCGGCGGTAGGAGGACATGGAGCAGGTACACCCGACAAGGAGCGAGCTGCTGAAGCGCAAGGCCAACCGCACCCTGGCCGAGCAGGGGATGAACCTGCTCAAACGCAAGCGCGACGCCCTGCTGGCGGAGTTCATGCCCATCATCGACGAGACCATGCGCCTCTCCCTGCGCCTGGAGCGCGTCACCGCCGACGCCCAGTACGACCTGGCCATGGCCAAGGCCAAGGACGGCGGGCCGGCGGTGCGCTCCGCGTCCTACGCCACCCAGGGAGAGGTGCTGGTGGATATCACCGGCACCCACGTCATGGGGGTGCCCATCCCCGTCATTCGCAAGGGCCAGAGCACCATGCGCAGCGTCCTCAAGCGCGGCTACAGCATAACCGGCGTGTCCAGCCGGGTGGACGCGGCGGCGGAGAAGTTCGAGGAGATCATCGACGTGATCATCGAGTCCGCGGACATCGAGACCAGGCTGC is a window encoding:
- a CDS encoding V-type ATP synthase subunit D; the encoded protein is MEQVHPTRSELLKRKANRTLAEQGMNLLKRKRDALLAEFMPIIDETMRLSLRLERVTADAQYDLAMAKAKDGGPAVRSASYATQGEVLVDITGTHVMGVPIPVIRKGQSTMRSVLKRGYSITGVSSRVDAAAEKFEEIIDVIIESADIETRLRRLGEELRKTNRRVNALENIVIPDYDEQIKFIQMSLEERAREDIFRLKKVKKALERKEEARLERLKA